One segment of Sander vitreus isolate 19-12246 chromosome 20, sanVit1, whole genome shotgun sequence DNA contains the following:
- the grhl3 gene encoding grainyhead-like protein 3 homolog gives MTKETETLGLVFQSENFNYNRNNNYVMDSWPYLESPVPEQNHTKTRLHPGDDLAALTMLYEQCKSQKEQKITCNRTGNICITERTLTNTNEHVSLEASANVMKILSDVPLSHPQDVLGSKQIASMPISVPTTSDTYATLTSVVADTYDKQELNIIFDSLLQKWPETGAFPDHSPETISYSGAFPENQSSPVYSGSYTGSPSETFRSEFQFSLGAPLASSYKSSELPMVYLNKGQFYPITLQGVDSSACLTATKVKTVVMAVFENDKSPEMQLRFWNHWHARQPTAKQRVIDIADYKEVFSGISNIEEVAFNALSFVWNPNEEAKVYIGINSLSTDFSAQKGVKGLPLNLQIDTYDFSSGTNQLLHRAACQVKIFCDKGAERKMRDEERKKSKRREKTNANTNKSLVSSSVGSECTFFQTLDDHITQPVLFIPETHFSSLQRMATPMDEIERSSRKRLYPERDQISSPTNKKACKEDPQRVMLYVRTCAEEVFDALMLSTPTLSGLREAVSNKYGIQKDTIGKIYKKCKRGIFVNMDDNIIEHYTNQSAFLIEMSEVVGSQFQVTLIEV, from the exons GACTCTGGGACTGGTCTTTCAAAGCGAGAACTTCAATTATAACCGTAACAATAACTACGTCATGGACTCCTGGCCTTACCTGGAGAGCCCTGTCCCCGAGCAGAACCACACCAAAACCAGACTCCACCCAGGAGACGACCTGGCAGCCTTAACCATGCTTTATGAGCAGTGCAAG aGCCAGAAAGAGCAGAAGATTACCTGCAACCGCACTGGCAACATCTGCATTACAGAGAG GACTCTAACCAACACCAATGAGCATGTTTCATTGGAGGCGTCCGCCAACGTCATGAAGATCCTTTCTGATGTTCCCTTAAGCCACCCCCAAGATGTTTTGGGATCCAAGCAGATTGCCTCCATGCCCATCTCTGTTCCCACCACCTCAGACACTTACGCCACCCTGACCAGTGTTGTGGCAGACACTTACGACAAGCAGGAGCTCAATATCATCTTTGATTCCCTGCTGCAGAAGTGGCCAGAGACTGGTGCTTTCCCCGACCACAGCCCTGAG actATTTCCTACAGTGGTGCCTTCCCTGAAAACCAGTCCAGCCCGGTCTACTCGGGCTCCTACACTGGCTCCCCATCAGAGACATTCAGGAGTGAGTTCCAATTTTCCCTTGGAGCTCCTCTGGCTTCTTCTTACAAGTCCAGTGAGCTGCCCATGGTCTACCTGAACAAGGGCCAGTTTTACCCCATCACTCTCCAGGGAGTGGACAGCAGTGCTTGCCTCACTGCCACTAAAGTCAAG ACAGTTGTGATGGCTGTGTTTGAGAATGACAAAAGCCCAGAAATGCAGCTCCGCTTTTGGAATCACTGGCACGCACGTCAGCCAACCGCCAAGCAGAGGGTCATTGACATTG cGGACTACAAAGAAGTGTTCAGCGGCATTAGCAACATAGAGGAGGTGGCCTTCAATGCGCTCTCCTTTGTTTGGAACCCCAATGAAGAGGCCAag GTGTACATTGGCATCAACTCCCTGAGCACAGACTTCTCCGCTCAGAAGGGAGTGAAAGGCCTGCCTCTCAACCTCCAGATCGACACTTACGACTTCAGCTCAGGAACCAACCAGCTCCTACACAGAGCTGCTTGCCAGGTCAAGATTTTCTGCGATAAG GGTGCAGAGAGGAAGATGCGTgatgaggagaggaagaaaagcaAAAGGAGGGAAAAGACCAATGCTAACA ccAACAAGTCTTTAGTGAGCAGCTCAGTGGGAAGTGAATGTACCTTCTTCCAAACCCTGGATGACCACATCACTCAGCCAGTTCTCTTCATTCCAGAAACACACTTCTCAAGCTTACAGCGCATG GCCACTCCCATGGACGAGATCGAAAG GAGTTCTAGGAAGAGATTGTATCCAGAGAGAGACCAGATTAGCTCTCCAACCAACAAAAAAGCCTGCAAAGAAGACCCACAAAGAG TTATGCTGTATGTGAGGACATGCGCCGAAGAGGTGTTTGATGCGCTCATGCTCAGCACGCCAACACTGTCAGGCCTACGGGAAGCT GTGTCAAACAAGTACGGTATTCAAAAAGACACTATTGGAAAAATCTACAAAAAATGCAAGAGAGG GATCTTTGTCAACATGGACGACAACATCATCGAACACTACACCAACCAGTCGGCCTTCCTCATTGAGATGTCCGAGGTCGTCGGCAGTCAGTTCCAGGTCACCCTCATTGAAGTATGA
- the cldn23l gene encoding claudin-23: protein MMHTPSSMVMGIVFAPLGLVLVFTAAITPQWREGQTRLGMAGSGSLLRLGVKGQGMGVKSGSVEALLLLRSDGLWESCLQVEHSELKQCWPVAGPYQRDPRVRLAQGLILTSLFLCSTGIVLACIGVRCWTDIPLRGVAATGGLLVVMAGLLSLTALGVYTHNLARLGMADPSQGINNPRFPQLSLRPAGSLYFGWLGACLQVLGGSALMFSFKRPRYPTCPSCPSCPGLPVCPACRSCPEIPIKSDTDVYEVSC from the coding sequence ATGATGCACACTCCATCCTCCATGGTGATGGGGATTGTCTTTGCCCCTTTGGGATTGGTCCTTGTCTTCACTGCCGCCATCACTCCTCAGtggagagagggacagacacgtCTGGGGATGGCAGGCTCGGGGTCACTTCTTCGGTTAGGAGTGAAAGGTCAAGGGATGGGGGTCAAGTCCGGGTCAGTGGAGGCGCTGCTCCTTCTACGCTCTGATGGACTTTGGGAGAGCTGCCTGCAGGTGGAGCACTCAGAGCTGAAGCAGTGCTGGCCTGTGGCAGGTCCATATCAGAGAGACCCAAGGGTTCGCCTGGCACAAGGTTTGATCCTGACCTCGTTGTTCCTGTGCAGCACCGGCATTGTTCTGGCGTGTATCGGGGTCCGGTGTTGGACAGACATCCCTCTGAGAGGTGTGGCAGCTACAGGTGGACTCCTGGTGGTGATGGCCGGGCTGCTAAGCCTGACTGCACTCGGCGTGTACACCCACAACCTTGCAAGACTTGGGATGGCAGATCCAAGTCAGGGTATCAATAACCCCAGGTTCCCCCAACTCAGCCTGCGTCCAGCCGGCTCGCTCTACTTTGGGTGGCTGGGTGCATGTTTACAGGTTCTGGGAGGCAGTGCTCTGATGTTCAGCTTCAAACGACCAAGATACCCGACCTGCCCGTCCTGCCCGTCATGCCCAGGGCTACCTGTCTGCCCTGCCTGCCGTTCATGTCCTGAGATCCCCATCAAGTCAGACACGGATGTATATGAAGTCAGCTGTTAG